GGTACGGTACTGGTTTTTCGGTATTTTATCGCGTTGATACCGGTTTGGTGTCTTCCATTGTTTTACCTAATATCTATAACCGATAGATATGAACCACTGTATTGCAAATAAGATTAAATTATCATACTAGAAGATGTCATAAACGAGTACACTTGGGCCATGCTTTTTACTGTTGATGAAGATGCCGTGAACAACTGAGAAGAAAAATCATAGAGATGGGATATCGATTTGGAATTCAAATCTAAATGGAAAAGTAAAATATAATGAAAAAATAATAATGAATGAGTACAACATAATCTGGCACATATGCATAACTTGTTTTAATCAATCGACTCAATAATGCAACTACTATCCGGTATGCACATATTCTTCATTTCACAAACTATTCAAACGCTTATATGTTTAGtttacaaaaacaattaattaactaaaataattgtaaacaaatattcaaatggtttatgaaaaaaaatacaTCACCCAAGTTAACCCATTTAccattatttaaaaaataaattgaaGGATAAATTAATTGCATagttggcaaaaaaaaaaataccccTTGAAATTCCTTAGTAAAATTCGGTACTAATACTGGTTTTTACTAAAAAATGCCGGTACCGATACCGGAATTCAAAAAATCTAATACCGTTACCGGTACCATTTACGGTCGGTATGGTACGGTAGCGGTATGGTACCGGTATTCGGTAAAAAATCTCATCCCGACGCCCAATTCCATATGTCCTTGTGTTGGCCCGGAGAAACCGAACCTAGCAGGCCCAATAACGAATTAAGGTCAGTCGCTTCGGTTGCAATTAAACCATTTACAAACCAGGCCCATTGTCACGAAAGCCCTTGTTGAGTCTGTACTAACCAATCAGCCAGTACGCACCACTTATCAGATTCTAACGCGAACATATCGGGGAACATGGTTCTAAGAGGCGCTAACCCAACCCAAACATCAATCCAAAATAGGATAGAATCACCCGTGCCCACTGACCCAATAATCGAATGTgctaaattaatatttttatttactAGCCAGATCCAAATTTATATCAACTAtgattgcgacccgccgcaatgcggcggggattctttagttataattAAGTGGATTTAGGACCCGcatgttatgttaaacctgtcaaacgtggaaaaatagacgatgtaaaaacgttcacccacacacgcacgttgcgtcgtgttaactcgcaaaatttagaatgaaacatataaatgttaaaccaaagacacagctgcgatgtgttaagtcacaaaatttagaacaaaagcgaaaaatttgcgaaaaatgaaaactataaatgaccaaagttgaaagtaaaaaagttataacgatagattgcaaaagataaaagttttgggttaaaagtaaaaaacaaatagttttgggttaaaagtaatttatgaaatattttgggtgaaaagtaaaaaaaaaacattttttttttggaaaacccccaaagccaacgttacgacaacaatatgcataaccattttttctttgaaaacccccaaagcacaccccgtgTTGCGGCAGGAcataaaacggtgtcaaataatactaatgtcacacaaccgtcatcgaccaccaacactgactcgacctaggatatgcgtgttgcgacgaacctgtcaaacatgaaaaaatagaggtaaaaatgttgaaccacacatgcacgttgtgtcgtattaactcgaaaaatttaaaaCTATACGTAAAACAAAATGTTGCGAAAAATGAAAAGCATAAGTGAAAAAAGTTGCGAAgctaaattgcaaataatgaaaagttttgggttaaaactaaaaaacaaattatgtaatgttaaaattgaaaaaggtAATAACCttgaggttaaaagtaaaaaaatcaagtttttttttttgaaaaactcacaaTGCACAAGTTACAACTAATAATGCACAAAAAACTTGTaaacttatatatggaataatgaTTTGCTTCCAAAAACCCACCAAAGACAACTTCCTAGGATTAAAGTCCCACCCCTTTGGCCCACTATGAATAGCCCACACCACTTTTTTTCAAAGAGCATGTTACTCCGTCTTGAACCTTCACCACCACTTAACTAGCATATCGATATTAGCATCTTTAAGAAAGCCAATCCCAACCCCACCTTGATCAATCAGAAAAGTAACCGTCGCCCATGCATCCTACCCCATCTTATCCTTATCTTCGCAACCACCCCAAAAGAAAGTTCTTCTCAATCTCTTGAGCTTCTTGATAACCAAAGTCGACGCTCGGTAAAGGGAAAAGTAATAAGTAAGGATGACATTCAACACGGCTTTGAGCAAGGTTATTCTATATCCCACCAAGAGTTGTCACGCCTTCCAAACGGGGTGGTGATTCCGAAATTTACCAACAACCGGATCCTAATTTTTAATAAAGTTCATATTCCCGCCAACCGGAAGACCAAGATGAGTAAATGAGATTCTATCGGCTTTACAACCAAGCATTGAGGCCGTGGACAAAACTTCCGAGTGATTCACCCTTATCCCATAGACGCTACACTTATGGAGATTTATTTTCAAACCGGAAGCAAAATAGAAGCATCTCAAAATACGCCTAAGCATAAGCGCGTTTGAGCCACTCCAATCCCCGAAGAACAAAACATCGTCGGCAAACAGTAAATGAGAGAGGAGCGACCCACTGTTTGTGACACACTCTGTTCCCGAGACTCATTTAACAGGGGTAGGGGAGGGAAAAgagataaaaatatgaaaaaccatgtgcccgagtttcatttaatagggggaggggagggaaaagggaagaaaatatgaccatatattcatcctcccaaattggagagattaggagagaaaattTTTCTTCCccttccctcccctcccctccccctgttaaatgactcGGGAACATAGATTCCACTAAAGGGTAGATTGGGTCCCTTGTTTCAGCCCATGACACTTGAATCCGCTAGTGGGAGCCATTAACTAAAGCCAACCACCGACCCGTAGACAATATGGCCAAATACTAATTTATTAACCGAATCTATATTGAGAGCGttttctagaaaaaaaaaatcgtCGTGCACTAGTGGATTAGTTTGATTGGACTATAATGTGACCGCTCATTCAAAAATTTTAGCTTAGAGTGGAATGGGTGCTCCTAAGTGGGGAGTGACAAACTTTTTTCATAGCCAATAATCTCATGTCATGTCAACACTTCTCTCACTtctcattttgcactcaatcactaggGGTGTTTTACCCAAGCAATTTTTTAttagaataaataaataaataaatgtgtgATTGGTTAGAATAGAGTGGGGCCCAccaatgttttaaataccggtatgaACCGGCTGGTTATACCGGTTAAACCGGATATCGGACATAGACCCAGTACGATAAAGGCCGGTAAAACCCGAATACGGTATGTCTTATGTACAGGTGGTAAATCCGGTTCTACCGGTTCAAATCGTTGAACCGGTTTGGATTAtcttaaaatttgattttttagatttaaTAAAATACGATATAAAAGTAATATTGACATTCCATATTTCTACTAATTAACAAAATGCCTTCCGTTTTAATATTCTATcattgttgaaattgttgttcaCCTCGTACAATATAATATTGTTTATAACTAATAAAATTCTCTGAAAATGCTTAATATTTTACaagaaaatagtttttttttaaatataaccaTGAACAATTACAATCCTACTAGGGATTAGATTATTTTTTGAAATGAATTTGTATTTTATGAAATTATAGGGTTAACTAGTAACCCGGTTGAACCAGACGGTACAACCCGACTCAACCGGTTAAACAATTTTAAAGTCAGCCCCGGTATGATTTAAAAggcggtttttaaaacattggggCACACCATTTTAACCCTTCATCGTTCACCGATTTATACTTGGCGGCACCTTACTGATTAGGAAAGAGGCTTACCAAAGAGGTCACCGCAGGGTGCCCCTTCCACCCTTACCTCTCATGTGATAAATCTAAAATAATTTGACTTAATTTTTAAAAACTAGCTAAATGAAATACAAAAAAAGGCTAAGGTGTTGTTTGGTTTTTTAGAGGTAAAACGTCTGCAATATGCGGatcacatctgcagacatctgtagcatAAGAGATGGATAAAATCTCTGCAGTCTGCGGGAAGAAAACTGTTTATATTTTAAGCCTTATGGTATACAAGGACCCCTGCAGATCTAAAAAACAAAACCCCCAAAACGGGGGTTTGTTCTCACATCTCACTTAACACAACTGATTATTAGATCATCATTCTCACATCTCACAACTCCCCCGGGGTAGCGGCTCACAAATGCACACCTCACAAGTGAGGTTCACTCTACTATTTATAGCCCCTTAAGCCTTGTTCTCCAAGCAAGCCGCCTCTTGCTTGAAAAACCTACTAAACTCACTAAAACATTCGATTATCACAAATAAAACACCAACATATACAAAACAATAAAGACACTAAATAACGTTGGTGtaattgataacatcattctccATTTTGACCCAACAACCACCACTCTCCACTGTTTCATCATTTCACCGTTAATACAACCACTACATCGTCCCATACCAGCCACTATCTCCACCACACCAAACACCACTTATCACATTCGCCAATCTACACCAGAGACTCGTCACCTACCACCCGCCACTGCTCATATTCCGGCTTGTCTCGAGTCACCTCGTTTTTCGTGCTATTCCTATTTGACATCCAGTTACGTGTTTTGTACAGTTGCGGAGGTCGACGTCGCTGTGGTTGTTGTGTGGGGCCGACGAGGCAGCAGGTGGTTGTCGCCGGTGAAGGCGGCTCAATCGGAGGAGGGGGAGGTGACGTCGGGTCAACCGGAGGTGACggagatgtggtggtggtggtggaggaggtggaggtgTCGGCTGGGAGGAGGAAGATGCTAGGGTGTTTAAGAAGAGGTTGGAAGGGGTGGGAAGACATTGGACCATGTCTGCGTATAGAAGAGAACGCATAGAGGTTTGAAGacattttttaatgaaatgtcttatTAAAAAACGGTTTGCAGATCTAAACGTCTGCACGTGGTTTGTGCAGCGCAGACATAATCAGCCAGAAGAGGTTTTTTCTGAAAAAATAAACACCCCTAAAAGTTGTAATAAAACTTAAttttaaaaactaactaaatgaaatacaaaaaaagttaaagttttcataaaaaatgatgatgaattaattaaaaaaaaaaaaaaaaactgcatTCGTAGACGTAAGAAATTTccaaagaaaaaaaaaccatCAGAATTACAATTCCACGTCATCGATCCACCACTCCGCTCCCAAACCCCAATATCCATCGATTACAACCATATCAACGGCTCACATCCATTTAAACCTCATCACACGGATCCCTTATCCACCGtcaatctttttaaaaaaatcccGCGCAAACATTTTCACCAATCAAAATTCAAACACCCCCAATTCCATCCTTATATAAACCCAACTCACCATTCTAAAAACCACCATCTTCTCTTCACAATCCTTTGAAATCAAACAATCCTTCAACCAAATTTCAAAATGTCTGGACGTGGAAAGGGAGGAAAGGGGTTGGGAAAGGGAGGAGCAAAGCGTCACCGGAAAGTTCTCCGGGATAACATTCAGGGTATCACCAAACCTGCAATCAGGAGGCTTGCTAGAAGAGGTGGAGTCAAGAGAATCAGTGGTCTCATTTATGAAGAGACACGTGGCGTTTTGAAGATATTTTTGGAGAATGTGATTCGTGATGCTGTTACCTACACGGAGCACGCTCGCCGGAAGACGGTGACAGCGATGGATGTTGTGTATGCATTGAAGAGGCAGGGAAGGACTTTGTATGGTTTTGGGGGTTAATTGATTTCTGTGAACAATTTGTAATGAATCATGTTATCGTTGAACAATTTGGCGGCGAATGTTGTAAATCATGAAAAGTTGCAATGATTTTGGTGGAATGAAAGTTAGTTGTTCACATGTTTTTTGTTGATTGGTATTTGAGCTTCTGTTTTTTGATGAATTTGTTCTccgaaaaaaaaatatatacactcACAGAGGTTAGTTTCAGATTTCAAAATATCACAAGTTGTATACACTTGGGATATATGATTAACTTTGGGTGTTGCTAAATATACCCTTTCTACGTACCTCTCTTTTAACTTTCATACTAATACAATTCAAActcttttgttttaatttttgttatttttatctttaattattattattattatttgtacttaaaatgttattttatttaaaaagaaacTATTTTTGGTTATTTGAAAAAAATCAATTTCCTATGTTTTAAACTGAAGCGAGCCATTTTAGTTTTTAAGCAGAATTTTTTTTGTTCATAGCGGCTTGATTGAAGTGGGTATTCAAACTTAGTTTGTATAAACAATAATACTCAAAAATTTCAATGAAGCTTTTAAACCAGTCAACTTAATATAGTTTTTGAAGTTAAAAGAAGAGAAATATATTTTAGAATCACCACGTCAATTTGTAGATAATGATTTTGATTAGTCAATAATATACCCTCACAATAATTAAATTTCAAGTTTTCAACTTATATCTATTATTAATTGATATTACATGCTTTGATCAAATCATTTTACTACCTAATGTGCTAGTTaacgttttattttcttttttcatcttattacttttaataaataaaagttattaattatagcataaaaatattttaatataataataatactaataaaatAGAAATATAAAGATGAAAAAactaaaatatgaaataaattaaaaatatgacatcaaatgtttttttttctaaaaaagttatgaaacttttttattgtttaaaatatCTTTTTTATTAATTTGTAATAATGTTTAAtagaaacataaaaaaaaaaacaatatttgaaTGTATAGAGGGGTGAAATTTAACAATTTTTAAACTATATTTTTAGAAAGGGGATATGACTAGTAAAATAGGAGGTGCATTTAGCCAACCATTGGGCTGGTAATTACGCATAGGGTAATTCAATAAGTTTgttttttttgaaaagttaacTTCATTCACAACTGACCGACCCAAATCGGGCCgaccaaaaaaaacaaaacaattacatatttacaaaggAGACCCACTCCTCCCAAGAAATCCCTTTGTGCTTAGACctattcgaaaaaaaaaaaaaaaaacctaacgcCTTTATTTCACTAATAATCCTACCAATCCTAACCGGACTATTAGAAAAAATCAACTTGTTCCTAGCGCGCCAAAGACTCCAACAGGTTATAATAATCAGGCCGTGCACCGCCTCCCTCTTCTTGGTCGATGCCGATATGTTGTTATGAAAGCATAGAAGGTCCTTAATGGAAAAAGCAAAAATGGCTGAAATCTTGCACCATACACTAACCGCATTCCAGACAATCGCAGATATATAACAAGCAGTAAAAAGGTGTTCGGCAGACTCGTCCGCGGCTGAACACAAGGGGCAAATCGGATCACCTTGCAGAATATTTCTCATCCTTAACGCAACCTTGGTCGGGATTTTTTCCATCTCGGCTCTCCACATATGAATGTTACATTTGTCGGGAACCCAGTCGCTCCAGACCATAACGAAGTTTTGACTGACAGATCTATCCGAATAACACAACTGTTTCACAGATTTAACAGAAAACATACCATCACTCTGATCATCATTTTAGTGAATTGAAATTGGATAAAGATTATTTAGAATTTGGATAAGATTTgactaaaaagtcaacaaaaggcTGTTAAGATATCCTTTCGTATCTAAATTTATGATTCGGATTTTGAAGGCAATCATGTACAAGGCCGTTAAATTTACTTCTAAATTTTGATGACAATGTTTCTTtcttaggctggagggtgtgggggtGTCACCCAACCCAACTGACCACCTATAGCGCCCCACGGCGCCATCGTCCCACACTCCGGCGCTATGTCGGGACGCCATTGAATCATCGCCAGCATGGTAACGGGCTTCATTACGATTGGACCGAGGAACATTAAAAGTTTTGACCGTTGAAAATggtcataatttaaaaaaaaatttactttttattttatttataaattaacAGTTAACACTATAAATACACACTATTATTTAACATTTTCACATCATTCCTCTCACTTTCTACCTCACTTTTTATACAATTCTCTTCATATTTTTAAAAACTTCCCAACAATGTTTCCCAACAACCCATGGGACCCGACCAATCCGTTTTGGCAAAATATGCAAAACAACGAGCAACAGGACCGCTATCGCCGAGACCCGCGTACGGGTGAGGTTGGATATTATCCAATGCCACCACCAAACATACCCGTTACCCAAGACACAAGCGAAACCGAATACGTTCCCGAAACCCAAGTCGAATCTTCTTCTATAAAAAAAGAAGCCATAAAAAGAAGGACGAGACCGAAAAATGTACCCCTAAGAAGGTAGAATTTTGGTCGCCTAAGGAAGAGTTCGAGTTGGCAAAAGCATGGCTCGACGTGTCAGAGGACGAGATTGTTGGtaatattttttatgcttttttaaataatatttttatgcttttgtaaataatattttttatgcttttgtaaataatattttttatgtttttgtaaataatttttttagGAGACGACCAAGACATAAAGGTATTTTGGGGTCGTATATACGAGAAGTTTTTCGCCGCAATGGGTCGTGGCGTGTATCAAACTGCCGACTCTTTTTCGAGAAAGTGGGGTGCTATGAGGACGAAGGTTAGCAACTTCAACATCATATACAATAATCTCGTCAATAACACTCGAAGGAGAAGTGGTGCGAGCGACGTCGATGTCTTGACGGAAGCCCACAACGACTTTAGAATGCACCATGGGCATATGTTTACGTTGGTAACCACATGGGAGCTTCTTCACAAATCTCCTAAGTGGCATCTTGTGCCACCGTTCGACCCAACCCGTCCTAGATCCAAACGGTCTATATCGACATCCACCACCGAACCATCTGGGTCCGATGCTCGTACATTAATTAATCTAAACGAGGATGCTGACGAGTTTGAAGAACCACAACTACAAGAGCTGCCTCGTCCAACTGGTAGAGATAAAAGTAAAGCCAAGGCACGTGGAAAGTCTACTAAATCAGATGGCCCGTCAAAGATGAGCGAGTTCCAGGCATATCTCAAGCAAATAATCTCCATTAGGGAAAAAGACCAAGAAATGAGAATGGAGAAACAAATCCAAAGAAATGGGCTTTCTCGCAAGGGATGTGTCACATCTACCAGAGGAGGACCGAGTCATTTTGGAAGCTCGTAAGGCACAAATTCGGGccaaatatatgtattttttttaagtaTGTTGTCTTTTTTTCTAGTATGTTATGTTTTTTGATGACTTTGTAgtgtttttttaatgaaattatgtttttatttttaattttgtaGCTATTaaaattgccatttaatttaaaaaaataaatatttatagaaATAATTAGTTAATCATGACACggggctccatccacaccctCCAAATTAAAGGTGTGACAACCCGAGAATTCAAGGTCCTTTCCTACGAATCACTTGTCTCGCAATCTTGTTTTGGCAATTTGTTTTATGATAGGTGTAGTTTGTTTGGATGATTATAAGTCTTCTGATGTGTGGATCTAAATGTGAGATGTTTAAATGTCAATATGTATGTGTAGTAAAAACTCTGGATAACTAGAATGGTTATTCGTCATCATAAATCTCAACGACGAAGATGGTTCTTCGTCGAACCCTCCTTGACGAAAAATGGTCTTTCGTTGAAGATGGTTATTCGCCGCATAAGGGCTTCTGCCCAAACAGATCCTCGAGCCCGAGTCGTCTTAGGCCCAGCTCCTTCTGTGTGTATATTTAGAAATCATTTGCAACCCCTAGCACTCTCATTTGTTCCAGAGAAGTCGACGGCAGCCCCTCCCATCTCTTTCAAAGCCCCTCTTTGGTTGTAGCACCATCGCTAGCATCCTGTAATTCGGTTAGTACGTCTTCACTATAATGATCGAAATTCTTTCATTGATTGCAAATGTGTTTTGTCTGATCTAGTTGATAATTATGAGTTTAGTATAAATGATGATTGAATATCTAGTTCTTGCATAAAGATAGTGGAGTAACCTTCCTGTGATAACAAACTGATTAGGTCAGATTTGGATGTGTGTGATGTTAATCAATGGATTAGGGCCACATGTATGTTAGACTCTATGATCCTTGATGGTATGTAAGAACTAGGGTTGCATGGCTATACTGTTTAATCTACAAGGGATATTGATTTAGATTTGGTTATTGAATCTGTTTACTGGAATTGTGGAAACCTCAAAAACTGTCAAAGGTAGTCGACGAAACTTAGGTCGACGAAAGATGATTCTTCGCCGACGAGCATCTCGACGAGAAAATGGGGTATTTCGTCGGCCTGGTTATGACGAAGAATGGGGACCTTCGTCAAAGGGTTCTTCGTCAAGGGGATGGTTCTTCGTCGGCATTTCACTGTGATGATCATGATAGTAACTGTCGATGTTTATGCATATTATTCGAGTACACATGATAATGTTGGTTAAGAATAAGGAGCCTGTTTTGACTTGTGTAACATCCACATGGATATGTTGACTTGTATGGAATTTAAATACCTGCTATATGTAAAGCTGTTTTTGTGCGAACCATTATGATACACATGTTGATAGGTGTCAATGTGAAATAGAAATATTTGTACTTGTGATGAGAAACCTGGTTTCACTTATGGGAGTAGTAGACCCAACTGTTACGTGTTGCTGTATATACAAACTGGGTACTTAATTCATGTTATATGGTAAACTTGGTGACGAATATAGTTTGCGTGAAATACGTGATTTAATCTGTTACGAAACTGATAATATTGTTAACCATGGTAGGGTTGGTTGATTAACTGGAACGGGTAATTTGATAAATACCGAgcaaatccaaggtgagttcactgctctttttccaagcatgcgtcccggggagggatccggggaggaatgtcgggTTATTGTgtttgactggaatgttaaactGGGATGTTGGTTAATACACTAATATATATCATTTAAGTCCCTTCTACCGATttgttgccggggaggcaacggggtattagttaatagcgctatttaggtttggcaccctcacaccgtaccggggaggacgggcgtgaactaatgaccccagtcttgaccattgctttgatagaggcattggggaacagggcaaataatctggagccatcgtCGGTAATCGAGTTATTGACAACATCAAATCTCTAAAATGTTTTACActtatatctggtaactaaaacgggttaacaaactttgaactcaccagcgttgtctgatacacttgtctgcatgcttgcaggtctataggtttACATCattgggacttgctgtctgggatgctggagtggtcatgggtcgacttaCATGGAATCACGAGACACGTCTAAAGGCTTTTATACACTTGGGTTATGAATCCCTTAATTAATGTAGTATGCTTCCGCTGAGATGTAAACAATGTGTTGTAACGAATaatttaataaatgaaagttttatttgatTTAATATTATGAGTTCATTGTGATtgatggctggatcctggtacatcacacgcctcgcggggtttcctgcaagtggtattttggggatgtgacagtttggtatcagatccactggttatagtgaacttggttttaaaaatgttttcataaaaccagactataaccgaacagttctgaatacgtgaatacgaccatgacactcagatccagattgcaaggttcgtctttttcACCTGCTGCATACATTACATGACCAGCACACATTTGTTTATGATGTAGAGTACGGACACATACACTCGTCACTGTAGCATGATTACATGAATTGCTTGCTTACATGAATTGCTTGATTACATTATGATGCGTTGATAGTTTGTCATAGTCTTTGGATTTCTATGATCTTATCGTTTTGATAACCTCCGTTTGACAtttgagtttgaggaaccatttggcatgagttaggaggaactgagataagcatgcaaatcacaatattattgtgggtgcacacataataataatgtggggtgcatgcgagtcccagtgagcctTTAACAAGTGTAGAAGGGGTTCTATTCCGTTATTCGATCAATAAGAGACATAATAAACCTataggagtcataacagtgattgtctcctactcgaacgtgatcttttcactcctctctg
The sequence above is drawn from the Helianthus annuus cultivar XRQ/B chromosome 12, HanXRQr2.0-SUNRISE, whole genome shotgun sequence genome and encodes:
- the LOC110892876 gene encoding uncharacterized protein LOC110892876 produces the protein MGRGVYQTADSFSRKWGAMRTKVSNFNIIYNNLVNNTRRRSGASDVDVLTEAHNDFRMHHGHMFTLVTTWELLHKSPKWHLVPPFDPTRPRSKRSISTSTTEPSGSDARTLINLNEDADEFEEPQLQELPRPTGRDKSKAKARGKSTKSDGPSKMSEFQAYLKQIISIREKDQEMRMEKQIQRNGLSRKGCVTSTRGGPSHFGSS
- the LOC110894929 gene encoding histone H4, whose product is MSGRGKGGKGLGKGGAKRHRKVLRDNIQGITKPAIRRLARRGGVKRISGLIYEETRGVLKIFLENVIRDAVTYTEHARRKTVTAMDVVYALKRQGRTLYGFGG